A single window of Salvia splendens isolate huo1 chromosome 8, SspV2, whole genome shotgun sequence DNA harbors:
- the LOC121743726 gene encoding CBL-interacting serine/threonine-protein kinase 25-like, whose amino-acid sequence MAEEAKKIIFGKYEIGALLGRGAFAKVYLGRRLTSSAVAEETVAIKVIKKEEAIKSEKATEQITREIAVMRRVRHPNVVELKEVMATRSKIYLVMEYASGGELLSTVARGRRRLDESAARSYFQQLICAVDFCHSRGVFHRDIKPENLLLGADGRLKISDFGLSALYENPSSGAGGLLYTRCGTPAYTAPEVLRTKGYDGAKADIWSCGVVLYVLLAGFLPFDDRNLAVMFRKAIRSQYSIPPWFSTETKRLMYKLLDPNPGKRISIPGIMRVPWFKIGLQNPNSISTDEAEVKIEETIEKYPSSPAILNAFQLITSMSTGRFDLSDRKGDFTFTSKRSAKVTLGKIEMVGKKLGFSVSRLKDFKLRLLGADEGRKGRLLVTAEAFKVGPEVTVVEFSKVSGDTLECIRFREEEIRPGLKDIVWTWQGDTSFMGCDQINGQEDDKTQLSW is encoded by the coding sequence ATGGCTGAAGAAGCTAAGAAAATCATCTTCGGAAAATACGAAATCGGAGCCCTTCTCGGCCGCGGCGCCTTCGCCAAGGTCTACCTCGGCCGCCGCCTCACATCCTCCGCCGTAGCGGAAGAGACGGTGGCGATTAAggtaataaaaaaagaagaagcgATCAAGAGCGAGAAAGCGACGGAGCAGATCACGCGCGAGATCGCCGTGATGCGGCGCGTGCGCCACCCCAACGTCGTCGAGCTCAAGGAGGTCATGGCGACCAGATCCAAAATCTATCTCGTGATGGAATACGCCTCCGGCGGCGAGCTCCTCTCCACCGTGGCGCgcggccgccgccgcctcgACGAGTCCGCCGCGCGCAGCTACTTCCAACAGCTGATCTGCGCCGTCGACTTCTGTCACAGCCGCGGCGTCTTCCACCGCGACATCAAGCCGGAGAATCTCCTCCTCGGCGCCGACGGCCGCCTCAAAATCTCCGATTTCGGCTTGTCGGCGCTCTACGAAAACCCTAGCTCCGGCGCCGGCGGACTCCTCTACACGCGGTGCGGCACCCCTGCCTACACCGCGCCGGAGGTCCTCCGTACGAAGGGCTACGACGGCGCGAAGGCGGATATATGGTCGTGCGGCGTCGTATTGTACGTCCTCCTCGCCGGATTCCTCCCTTTCGATGACCGGAATCTCGCCGTCATGTTCAGAAAGGCGATCAGGTCGCAATACTCGATCCCGCCGTGGTTCTCCACCGAAACGAAGCGCTTGATGTATAAATTGCTGGATCCGAATCCGGGTAAACGGATCTCGATTCCGGGTATAATGCGGGTCCCGTGGTTTAAAATCGGGTTGCAAAACCCTAATTCAATCTCGACCGATGAAGCTGAGGTTAAAATCGAAGAAACGATTGAGAAATACCCTTCTTCTCCGGCGATACTAAATGCATTTCAGCTTATCACCTCGATGTCGACTGGTCGGTTCGACTTATCTGACCGGAAAGGGGACTTCACGTTTACGTCAAAACGATCGGCTAAGGTGACATTGGGGAAAATTGAAATGGTTGGGAAGAAATTAGGGTTTAGTGTTTCGAGGTTGAAGGACTTCAAATTGAGGTTGTTGGGGGCGGACGAGGGGCGGAAAGGGCGGCTCTTGGTCACAGCCGAGGCGTTCAAGGTGGGGCCGGAGGTGACGGTGGTCGAGTTTTCAAAGGTTTCCGGTGACACTTTGGAGTGTATTAGGTTTAGGGAGGAGGAGATTAGGCCAGGGTTGAAGGATATAGTTTGGACATGGCAAGGAGATACTAGTTTTATGGGTTGTGATCAAATTAATGGTCAAGAAGATGATAAAACACAACTCAGTTGGTAA
- the LOC121744012 gene encoding pleiotropic drug resistance protein 1-like isoform X2, with translation MDAGDLYRASGSLRSSSKGGESFRASSSGIWRNTGLEVFTRSAREEDDEEALKWAALEKLPTFDRLRRGLLLGSRGANEVDVHDLGIQDKKQLIERLVQTVEDDNEKFLLKLRNRIDRVGIDIPTIEVRYEHLNIDAEAFSASRALPTFVNFHKDLVSGFFNMLHILPSGKKPFTILKDVSGIIKPCRMTLLLGPPSSGKTTLLLALAGKLDPALKVSGRVTYNGHEMHEFVPQRTAAYISQHDLHIGEMTVRETLSFSARCQGVGSRYDMLAELSRREKAANIKPDPDVDIYMKAAATEGDEANVVTDYILKVLGLEICADTLVGDEMIRGISGGQKKRVTTGEMLVGPAKALFMDEISTGLDSSTTFQIVNMLRQYVHIMKGTAFISLLQPAPETYNLFDDIVLLSDGQIVYQGPRENVLGFFESMGFVCPARKGVADFLQEVTSKKDQKQYWGNKNEAYRYVAVSEFAEAFQSYVVGRRVGDELAVPFDKTKSHPAALTTEKYGIGKKELLKACAEREYLLMKRNSFVFYFKIFQLTTMALIAITLFLRTEMSKNDVAGGGVYTGALFFTVIIVMFNGMSELAMTIYKLPVFYKQRDMYFFPPWAYALPSWVLKIPVTFLEVALWVFVTYYVIGFDPNITRLLKQYFLLLFVHQSASGLFRFIGSAGRNMIVANTFGLFALLLLFALGGFVLARGDVKKWWLWGYWSSPLMYAQNAILVNEFTGHSWSKLINGTKLGVLVMESRGFFPEQYWYWIGVGALFGFVWLFNILYLICLTFLGAYDKPQAVLPENVQDDSQVHGDGGRRSISSGSSSVRSDAIELTENKKKGMILPFEPHSLTFDDVSYSVDMPAEMRAQGATEDKLELLKGVSGAFRPGVLTALMGVSGAGKTTLMDVLAGRKTGGYIEGDIRISGYPKNQATFARISGYCEQNDIHSPNVTVYESLVYSAWLRLPQEVDEKTKKVFVDEVMDLVELTPLREALVGLPGVSGLSTEQRKRLTIAVELVANPSIIFMDEPTSGLDARAAAIVMRTVRNTVNTGRTVVCTIHQPSIDIFEAFDELFLMKRGGEEIYVGPLGRQSTHLINYFEAIDGVPKIKDGINPATWMLEVTTSAQELSLGIEFADYYKKSELYTRNKALIKELSVTRPGTKDLYFPTKYSQSFLTQCIACLWKQHWSYWRNPPYTAVRFSFTTFIAIIFGSMFWDLGSKRETQQDLFNAMGSMYAAINFLGFQYGSTVQPVVAIERTVFYRERAAGMYSALPYAFSQFLIEIPYVFVQSLIYGVIVFSMMGFPWSAQKFAWFIYFLFFSLLYFVLYGMMTVAVTPNHNIAAIVSSFFYGIWNLFSGFIIPRPSMPVWWRWYYWATPVSYTLYGFIVSQFGEIETEMDSGVTVKQFLKDYFGFEHDMLGVVAAILCGFVVLFTFIFAYSIKTFNFQRR, from the exons ATGGATGCGGGTGACCTGTACAGAGCGAGTGGTAGCTTGAGATCAAGCAGCAAAGGAGGCGAAAGCTTCAGGGCAAGCAGCTCGGGCATATGGAGGAACACCGGGTTGGAAGTGTTCACGCGATCAGCGCGTGAGGAAGATGACGAGGAGGCCTTGAAGTGGGCTGCGCTCGAGAAGCTGCCCACGTTTGATCGCCTGAGGAGAGGCTTGCTGCTCGGGTCCAGAGGCGCCAACGAGGTTGATGTGCATGATCTTGGAATCCAGGACAAGAAGCAGCTCATTGAGAGGCTGGTGCAAACTGTGGAAGATGATAATGAGAAGTTCTTGTTAAAGCTCAGAAACAGGATTGacag AGTCGGGATCGATATTCCAACTATAGAAGTAAGGTATGAACATCTGAATATCGATGCAGAAGCCTTTAGTGCAAGCAGGGCTCTGCCTACTTTTGTCAACTTCCACAAAGATCTGGTTTCG GGATTCTTTAACATGCTACACATACTTCCAAGTGGAAAGAAGCCTTTTACAATTCTTAAGGATGTCAGTGGAATTATCAAACCATGCAGAATGACTTTGCTGTTAGGTCCTCCAAGTTCTGGGAAAACTACACTTTTGCTCGCTTTGGCCGGAAAGCTTGATCCGGCACTCAAA GTTTCGGGTAGAGTCACTTACAATGGTCACGAAATGCATGAGTTCGTACCTCAAAGAACTGCAGCATACATAAGCCAGCATGACCTGCACATTGGAGAAATGACTGTCAGAGAAACCTTGTCGTTTTCAGCCAGATGCCAGGGCGTTGGATCAAGATACG ATATGTTGGCGGAACTGTCAAGAAGAGAAAAAGCAGCAAACATCAAACCAGATCCTGATGTCGATATCTACATGAAg GCAGCAGCTACAGAAGGAGATGAAGCAAATGTTGTCACGGATTATATTCTTAAG GTTCTGGGGCTTGAAATATGTGCCGACACATTAGTCGGAGACGAGATGATAAGGGGTATTTCTGGAGGGCAGAAAAAGCGTGTGACGACTG GAGAAATGCTGGTTGGCCCAGCGAAGGCGCTTTTCATGGACGAGATATCCACTGGTTTGGATAGTTCAACAACTTTCCAGATTGTGAATATGCTTCGACAATATGTCCACATTATGAAAGGAACTGCGTTTATCTCCCTGCTGCAGCCAGCACCCGAGACCTATAATCTGTTTGATGACATTGTTCTCTTGTCCGATGGCCAGATCGTCTATCAGGGTCCTCGAGAAAATGTGTTAGGCTTCTTCGAGTCCATGGGTTTTGTATGCCCAGCACGGAAAGGAGTGGCTGATTTCTTACAAGAA GTAACTTCAAAGAAAGATCAAAAGCAATACTGGGGAAATAAGAATGAGGCATACCGATATGTCGCAGTTAGTGAATTTGCAGAAGCCTTCCAATCATACGTCGTTGGACGGAGAGTTGGGGATGAGCTCGCAGTCCCATTTGATAAGACCAAAAGCCACCCTGCAGCTTTGACAACGGAGAAGTATGGGATTGGGAAAAAGGAACTTTTGAAAGCCTGCGCTGAAAGAGAATACTTGCTGATGAAGAGAAACTCATTTGTCTTCTACTTCAAGATCTTCCAG CTTACTACGATGGCATTGATTGCGATTACACTCTTTCTGAGAACAGAGATGAGTAAAAATGATGTAGCAGGCGGGGGTGTATACACCGGTGCTCTGTTTTTCACTGTCATTATTGTTATGTTCAATGGTATGTCCGAGCTTGCTATGACGATTTACAAGCTACCTGTATTCTACAAACAAAGGGATATGTACTTCTTCCCGCCGTGGGCATATGCTCTACCCTCGTGGGTCCTGAAAATCCCCGTGACCTTCCTCGAAGTTGCTTTATGGGTATTTGTCACCTACTACGTGATTGGATTCGATCCAAACATTACAAG GTTATTGAAGCAGTACTTTCTCCTTTTATTTGTGCACCAGTCAGCATCCGGATTGTTCAGATTTATTGGCTCAGCCGGTAGGAATATGATCGTTGCAAACACATTTGGTCTATTCGCACTGCTCCTGCTTTTCGCCTTGGGTGGTTTTGTCCTAGCACGAG GGGATGTGAAGAAATGGTGGCTATGGGGCTACTGGTCCTCTCCATTGATGTATGCTCAGAATGCAATTCTGGTTAACGAATTCACAGGGCATAGTTGGAGCAAG CTGATAAATGGGACCAAACTGGGAGTTCTTGTTATGGAGTCGCGAGGGTTCTTCCCTGAACAATATTGGTATTGGATCGGGGTAGGGGCGTTGTTTGGATTCGTATGGCTATTCAACATCCTCTACCTAATATGTTTGACATTTCTTGGTG CTTATGACAAACCTCAAGCTGTCTTACCCGAAAATGTCCAAGATGATTCCCAAGTGCATGGGGACGGCGGGCGGAGAAGCATCTCGTCTGGATCTTCGTCCGTGAGATCCGATGCCATCGAACTCACAGAGAACAAGAAAAAGGGAATGATCCTTCCATTTGAACCGCACTCTCTCACATTTGATGACGTCAGTTACTCAGTGGACATGCCTGCG GAAATGAGAGCTCAGGGAGCCACAGAAGACAAACTGGAGCTGTTAAAGGGCGTCAGTGGCGCTTTCAGACCTGGTGTTCTTACAGCCTTGATGGGTGTCAGTGGGGCTGGTAAAACCACATTGATGGACGTGCTAGCTGGAAGAAAAACTGGTGGTTATATTGAGGGAGATATCAGAATATCAGGATACCCAAAGAATCAGGCCACGTTTGCTAGGATATCGGGATATTGTGAGCAAAACGACATCCATTCCCCAAACGTCACAGTTTACGAGTCCCTTGTTTACTCAGCTTGGCTGAGATTGCCCCAAGAAGTTGATGAAAAAACTAAAAAG GTATTCGTTGATGAGGTAATGGACCTTGTAGAACTCACCCCCTTGAGAGAAGCACTAGTTGGGTTGCCGGGAGTCAGTGGCCTCTCAACCGAGCAGCGGAAAAGGCTTACCATAGCGGTCGAACTCGTTGCGAACCCTTCAATCATATTTATGGACGAGCCGACTTCAGGGCTTGATGCCAGAGCTGCTGCAATTGTGATGAGAACAGTGAGAAACACAGTGAATACAGGAAGAACAGTAGTGTGTACCATTCATCAGCCTagcatcgacatatttgaagcATTTGATGAG CTATTTCTGATGAAACGAGGAGGGGAAGAGATATACGTTGGACCGTTGGGCCGTCAGTCGACACACTTGATCAACTACTTTGAAGCAATTGATGGAGTGCCGAAAATCAAAGACGGTATCAATCCAGCTACCTGGATGTTGGAAGTAACAACTTCAGCACAAGAACTAtctttggggattgagtttgccGACTACTACAAAAAGTCGGAGCTATACAC GAGGAACAAGGCCCTCATCAAGGAATTAAGTGTCACTCGTCCTGGCACGAAAGACCTCTACTTCCCGACTAAATACTCCCAATCTTTCCTCACCCAATGCATTGCTTGCCTATGGAAACAACATTGGTCATACTGGAGGAATCCGCCGTACACAGCTGTTAGGTTTTCATTCACAACCTTCATAGCCATTATATTCGGGTCGATGTTCTGGGACCTCGGGTCTAAAAG AGAGACACAACAAGATCTGTTCAACGCCATGGGTTCTATGTATGCCGCTATCAACTTTCTAGGCTTCCAATACGGATCAACAGTACAACCTGTGGTTGCCATCGAGCGAACTGTCTTCTACAGAGAGAGAGCAGCAGGAATGTATTCAGCATTACCATACGCATTCTCACAA TTCCTCATCGAAATTCCTTACGTCTTTGTCCAATCCCTCATCTACGGCGTCATAGTGTTCTCGATGATGGGATTCCCCTGGAGTGCCCAGAAATTCGCATGGTTCAtatatttccttttcttctcattgcTCTACTTTGTCCTCTACGGTATGATGACCGTGGCCGT
- the LOC121744012 gene encoding pleiotropic drug resistance protein 1-like isoform X1, which translates to MDAGDLYRASGSLRSSSKGGESFRASSSGIWRNTGLEVFTRSAREEDDEEALKWAALEKLPTFDRLRRGLLLGSRGANEVDVHDLGIQDKKQLIERLVQTVEDDNEKFLLKLRNRIDRVGIDIPTIEVRYEHLNIDAEAFSASRALPTFVNFHKDLVSGFFNMLHILPSGKKPFTILKDVSGIIKPCRMTLLLGPPSSGKTTLLLALAGKLDPALKVSGRVTYNGHEMHEFVPQRTAAYISQHDLHIGEMTVRETLSFSARCQGVGSRYDMLAELSRREKAANIKPDPDVDIYMKAAATEGDEANVVTDYILKVLGLEICADTLVGDEMIRGISGGQKKRVTTGEMLVGPAKALFMDEISTGLDSSTTFQIVNMLRQYVHIMKGTAFISLLQPAPETYNLFDDIVLLSDGQIVYQGPRENVLGFFESMGFVCPARKGVADFLQEVTSKKDQKQYWGNKNEAYRYVAVSEFAEAFQSYVVGRRVGDELAVPFDKTKSHPAALTTEKYGIGKKELLKACAEREYLLMKRNSFVFYFKIFQLTTMALIAITLFLRTEMSKNDVAGGGVYTGALFFTVIIVMFNGMSELAMTIYKLPVFYKQRDMYFFPPWAYALPSWVLKIPVTFLEVALWVFVTYYVIGFDPNITRLLKQYFLLLFVHQSASGLFRFIGSAGRNMIVANTFGLFALLLLFALGGFVLARGDVKKWWLWGYWSSPLMYAQNAILVNEFTGHSWSKVTNCPHQSLWLHDIQSNRDTVVLQLINGTKLGVLVMESRGFFPEQYWYWIGVGALFGFVWLFNILYLICLTFLGAYDKPQAVLPENVQDDSQVHGDGGRRSISSGSSSVRSDAIELTENKKKGMILPFEPHSLTFDDVSYSVDMPAEMRAQGATEDKLELLKGVSGAFRPGVLTALMGVSGAGKTTLMDVLAGRKTGGYIEGDIRISGYPKNQATFARISGYCEQNDIHSPNVTVYESLVYSAWLRLPQEVDEKTKKVFVDEVMDLVELTPLREALVGLPGVSGLSTEQRKRLTIAVELVANPSIIFMDEPTSGLDARAAAIVMRTVRNTVNTGRTVVCTIHQPSIDIFEAFDELFLMKRGGEEIYVGPLGRQSTHLINYFEAIDGVPKIKDGINPATWMLEVTTSAQELSLGIEFADYYKKSELYTRNKALIKELSVTRPGTKDLYFPTKYSQSFLTQCIACLWKQHWSYWRNPPYTAVRFSFTTFIAIIFGSMFWDLGSKRETQQDLFNAMGSMYAAINFLGFQYGSTVQPVVAIERTVFYRERAAGMYSALPYAFSQFLIEIPYVFVQSLIYGVIVFSMMGFPWSAQKFAWFIYFLFFSLLYFVLYGMMTVAVTPNHNIAAIVSSFFYGIWNLFSGFIIPRPSMPVWWRWYYWATPVSYTLYGFIVSQFGEIETEMDSGVTVKQFLKDYFGFEHDMLGVVAAILCGFVVLFTFIFAYSIKTFNFQRR; encoded by the exons ATGGATGCGGGTGACCTGTACAGAGCGAGTGGTAGCTTGAGATCAAGCAGCAAAGGAGGCGAAAGCTTCAGGGCAAGCAGCTCGGGCATATGGAGGAACACCGGGTTGGAAGTGTTCACGCGATCAGCGCGTGAGGAAGATGACGAGGAGGCCTTGAAGTGGGCTGCGCTCGAGAAGCTGCCCACGTTTGATCGCCTGAGGAGAGGCTTGCTGCTCGGGTCCAGAGGCGCCAACGAGGTTGATGTGCATGATCTTGGAATCCAGGACAAGAAGCAGCTCATTGAGAGGCTGGTGCAAACTGTGGAAGATGATAATGAGAAGTTCTTGTTAAAGCTCAGAAACAGGATTGacag AGTCGGGATCGATATTCCAACTATAGAAGTAAGGTATGAACATCTGAATATCGATGCAGAAGCCTTTAGTGCAAGCAGGGCTCTGCCTACTTTTGTCAACTTCCACAAAGATCTGGTTTCG GGATTCTTTAACATGCTACACATACTTCCAAGTGGAAAGAAGCCTTTTACAATTCTTAAGGATGTCAGTGGAATTATCAAACCATGCAGAATGACTTTGCTGTTAGGTCCTCCAAGTTCTGGGAAAACTACACTTTTGCTCGCTTTGGCCGGAAAGCTTGATCCGGCACTCAAA GTTTCGGGTAGAGTCACTTACAATGGTCACGAAATGCATGAGTTCGTACCTCAAAGAACTGCAGCATACATAAGCCAGCATGACCTGCACATTGGAGAAATGACTGTCAGAGAAACCTTGTCGTTTTCAGCCAGATGCCAGGGCGTTGGATCAAGATACG ATATGTTGGCGGAACTGTCAAGAAGAGAAAAAGCAGCAAACATCAAACCAGATCCTGATGTCGATATCTACATGAAg GCAGCAGCTACAGAAGGAGATGAAGCAAATGTTGTCACGGATTATATTCTTAAG GTTCTGGGGCTTGAAATATGTGCCGACACATTAGTCGGAGACGAGATGATAAGGGGTATTTCTGGAGGGCAGAAAAAGCGTGTGACGACTG GAGAAATGCTGGTTGGCCCAGCGAAGGCGCTTTTCATGGACGAGATATCCACTGGTTTGGATAGTTCAACAACTTTCCAGATTGTGAATATGCTTCGACAATATGTCCACATTATGAAAGGAACTGCGTTTATCTCCCTGCTGCAGCCAGCACCCGAGACCTATAATCTGTTTGATGACATTGTTCTCTTGTCCGATGGCCAGATCGTCTATCAGGGTCCTCGAGAAAATGTGTTAGGCTTCTTCGAGTCCATGGGTTTTGTATGCCCAGCACGGAAAGGAGTGGCTGATTTCTTACAAGAA GTAACTTCAAAGAAAGATCAAAAGCAATACTGGGGAAATAAGAATGAGGCATACCGATATGTCGCAGTTAGTGAATTTGCAGAAGCCTTCCAATCATACGTCGTTGGACGGAGAGTTGGGGATGAGCTCGCAGTCCCATTTGATAAGACCAAAAGCCACCCTGCAGCTTTGACAACGGAGAAGTATGGGATTGGGAAAAAGGAACTTTTGAAAGCCTGCGCTGAAAGAGAATACTTGCTGATGAAGAGAAACTCATTTGTCTTCTACTTCAAGATCTTCCAG CTTACTACGATGGCATTGATTGCGATTACACTCTTTCTGAGAACAGAGATGAGTAAAAATGATGTAGCAGGCGGGGGTGTATACACCGGTGCTCTGTTTTTCACTGTCATTATTGTTATGTTCAATGGTATGTCCGAGCTTGCTATGACGATTTACAAGCTACCTGTATTCTACAAACAAAGGGATATGTACTTCTTCCCGCCGTGGGCATATGCTCTACCCTCGTGGGTCCTGAAAATCCCCGTGACCTTCCTCGAAGTTGCTTTATGGGTATTTGTCACCTACTACGTGATTGGATTCGATCCAAACATTACAAG GTTATTGAAGCAGTACTTTCTCCTTTTATTTGTGCACCAGTCAGCATCCGGATTGTTCAGATTTATTGGCTCAGCCGGTAGGAATATGATCGTTGCAAACACATTTGGTCTATTCGCACTGCTCCTGCTTTTCGCCTTGGGTGGTTTTGTCCTAGCACGAG GGGATGTGAAGAAATGGTGGCTATGGGGCTACTGGTCCTCTCCATTGATGTATGCTCAGAATGCAATTCTGGTTAACGAATTCACAGGGCATAGTTGGAGCAAGGTAACTAACTGCCCTCATCAATCTTTATGGTTACACGATATCCAAAGTAATCGAGATACTGTCGTTTTACAGCTGATAAATGGGACCAAACTGGGAGTTCTTGTTATGGAGTCGCGAGGGTTCTTCCCTGAACAATATTGGTATTGGATCGGGGTAGGGGCGTTGTTTGGATTCGTATGGCTATTCAACATCCTCTACCTAATATGTTTGACATTTCTTGGTG CTTATGACAAACCTCAAGCTGTCTTACCCGAAAATGTCCAAGATGATTCCCAAGTGCATGGGGACGGCGGGCGGAGAAGCATCTCGTCTGGATCTTCGTCCGTGAGATCCGATGCCATCGAACTCACAGAGAACAAGAAAAAGGGAATGATCCTTCCATTTGAACCGCACTCTCTCACATTTGATGACGTCAGTTACTCAGTGGACATGCCTGCG GAAATGAGAGCTCAGGGAGCCACAGAAGACAAACTGGAGCTGTTAAAGGGCGTCAGTGGCGCTTTCAGACCTGGTGTTCTTACAGCCTTGATGGGTGTCAGTGGGGCTGGTAAAACCACATTGATGGACGTGCTAGCTGGAAGAAAAACTGGTGGTTATATTGAGGGAGATATCAGAATATCAGGATACCCAAAGAATCAGGCCACGTTTGCTAGGATATCGGGATATTGTGAGCAAAACGACATCCATTCCCCAAACGTCACAGTTTACGAGTCCCTTGTTTACTCAGCTTGGCTGAGATTGCCCCAAGAAGTTGATGAAAAAACTAAAAAG GTATTCGTTGATGAGGTAATGGACCTTGTAGAACTCACCCCCTTGAGAGAAGCACTAGTTGGGTTGCCGGGAGTCAGTGGCCTCTCAACCGAGCAGCGGAAAAGGCTTACCATAGCGGTCGAACTCGTTGCGAACCCTTCAATCATATTTATGGACGAGCCGACTTCAGGGCTTGATGCCAGAGCTGCTGCAATTGTGATGAGAACAGTGAGAAACACAGTGAATACAGGAAGAACAGTAGTGTGTACCATTCATCAGCCTagcatcgacatatttgaagcATTTGATGAG CTATTTCTGATGAAACGAGGAGGGGAAGAGATATACGTTGGACCGTTGGGCCGTCAGTCGACACACTTGATCAACTACTTTGAAGCAATTGATGGAGTGCCGAAAATCAAAGACGGTATCAATCCAGCTACCTGGATGTTGGAAGTAACAACTTCAGCACAAGAACTAtctttggggattgagtttgccGACTACTACAAAAAGTCGGAGCTATACAC GAGGAACAAGGCCCTCATCAAGGAATTAAGTGTCACTCGTCCTGGCACGAAAGACCTCTACTTCCCGACTAAATACTCCCAATCTTTCCTCACCCAATGCATTGCTTGCCTATGGAAACAACATTGGTCATACTGGAGGAATCCGCCGTACACAGCTGTTAGGTTTTCATTCACAACCTTCATAGCCATTATATTCGGGTCGATGTTCTGGGACCTCGGGTCTAAAAG AGAGACACAACAAGATCTGTTCAACGCCATGGGTTCTATGTATGCCGCTATCAACTTTCTAGGCTTCCAATACGGATCAACAGTACAACCTGTGGTTGCCATCGAGCGAACTGTCTTCTACAGAGAGAGAGCAGCAGGAATGTATTCAGCATTACCATACGCATTCTCACAA TTCCTCATCGAAATTCCTTACGTCTTTGTCCAATCCCTCATCTACGGCGTCATAGTGTTCTCGATGATGGGATTCCCCTGGAGTGCCCAGAAATTCGCATGGTTCAtatatttccttttcttctcattgcTCTACTTTGTCCTCTACGGTATGATGACCGTGGCCGT
- the LOC121743061 gene encoding E3 ubiquitin-protein ligase AIP2-like → MAASEEEIQLTLQELQKQLAKKQMFEGSVSEIRSLLKQHYSSASPNLRKTFYTVVCRVATVLKTRHTSPGFWNAGLNLFQEAAQLAGDASERKHLQSCIAQAHDQIGEVQNRPEESISRESRNSGGYLFEGHLTVDREPPQPAWLVQSNLLSAAAALLHGESSAEQQTGSGDTGEGAANLLHELVNSLDDILPEFLTNESGAPRVPPASKEVVANLPITKVAEEILVKLGKDAVCSICQENLVVNDEMQELPCKHMFHPPCLKPWLDEHNSCPICRHELRTDDHAYESWKEREKEAEEDRKGAANAVRGGEYMYV, encoded by the exons ATGGCGGCGAGCGAAGAGGAAATTCAGCTGACACTGCAGGAGTTGCAGAAGCAGCTGGCCAAGAAACAGATGTTTGAGGGATCTGTTTCCGAAATCAGATCTCTCCTAAAACAACATTATTCATCCGCTTCACCTAATCTGCGCAAAACG TTTTACACCGTTGTGTGTCGTGTTGCAACTGTTTTGAAGACGAGACACACTTCCCCGGGGTTCTGGAATGCTGGGCTTAACCTCTTCCAGGAAGCCGCGCAGCTTGCTGGGGACGCCTCCGAGAGGAAGCACCTGCAGAGCTGCATTGCTCAGGCACACGACCAGATAGGTGAAGTACAGAACCGGCCTGAAGAATCAATATCTCGAGAGAGCAGAAACAGTGGAG GTTATTTATTCGAAGGGCATCTCACTGTAGACCGCGAGCCTCCACAGCCTGCTTGGTTGGTGCAATCAAATCTGCTGTCTGCCGCTGCTGCCCTTCTTCATGGTGAGTCGTCAGCAGAGCAGCAAACAGGGAGTGGTGACACGGGAGAAGGTGCTGCGAACCTACTGCACGAGCTGGTTAATAGCCTGGATGATATTCTGCCAGAG TTTCTGACAAATGAATCTGGGGCTCCAAGAGTGCCACCTGCTAGCAAGGAAGTCGTGGCAAATCTCCCCATCACGAAAGTCGCAGAAGAAATCCTGGTGAAGCTCGGTAAAGATGCTGTGTGCTCCATTTGCCAGGAGAACTTGGTCGTAAACGATGAGATGCAAGAGTTGCCCTGCAAGCATATGTTCCATCCTCCTTGCCTCAAACCATGGCTG GATGAGCACAATTCTTGCCCAATCTGTCGCCACGAGCTGAGAACGGATGATCATGCCTACGAGAGCTGGAAGGAAAGGGAGAAAGAGGCAGAGGAGGACCGGAAGGGTGCCGCTAACGCAGTACGCGGGGGTGAGTACATGTATGTATAG